The region CAGTCCAAGCCGACATTGGAGAAAGTGGCATTGGGTGCCATGTTGCAAGATATCGGTTTGAAAGAGATCCCAGAAGCCGTGTTAAAAAAGAAGCGCGTGGACCGGACGATTGAAGAAACCACTCACTATGAATCTCATACGATGCGTGGAGTGGAATTGTTACAAGATTTGCGAGAAATACCCTCTGACGTCTTAGCGATCATTCTTGAACATCATGAGAATGCCATCGGTATGGGGTATCCCCGTCGTATTCGTGATCTAAAAATGAATCCGTTAGCGCGTATCGTGGCGGTGGCTAATTATTTTATGGAACTGCTTCACGACCCGACAGTTGAGGTGACAGCCAAAACTCCCGAAGAGGCTATTCACTATATGGAAACCACATTAGGTCAGCCTTTCAACAAGCAAGTTTTTGCCGCATTGAAAGAAGTCGTTTTTGCTCACCGAAGAGTTTAAAAAATCTGTGTTAAATAAAAAAAGCGCACTCCGAGGTGCGCTTTTTATTTTTTCGCGGGGTCAAACCTAGGGTTTAGCGCAAACACCTTGTTTTTGGCAGCGGAGCATATCGCCTGTGTGTTGGTGCAGCTCGTTCAAAGTGTAACCAAGTTCTTGATCGTAGCCTGCAGAGACAGCGCCTAACTGTCCAATAGTGATGAAATCGTTAATTCCTTCAAACCATGCCTGGTCATATTGTTGACCCGTTGACGTTGATTTAAAATAAACGGTGCCGTTTGAGCGGATGGTTTTTAGAAAACGGCCTCTTTGATCGCGCGCTTTTTGCAAACCGCCGCTAAAGCTTTTCCAGCATTTTACTTCGCCAATACGAACAACTTTTTGCATGTTTAAATCGAATACGATGATATCAAGTTCGCCGATAGTTCTGCTGCCATCACCGTAGGCGATGCCAACTTCAACGGCGTACTGTGGGGCGGGGAATTGTTTTTGAACGTCCAAACGCGCAACTTCTTCGCAGATGGCGCCCGAGTCTTCATAGCTGCGCGGAATGCTTTTCAGAGCTTCGAAATCTTCAGCCCAATTTGCCGCAAAAAGGTTTAAAGAAAATAAAAGTGCACTCAAGAAAACAGTCAGTTTCATATCCCCTCCAATAGGGCTTAGTGATCGCTGAGGGACTTATTAAGTTCAAGGAATTAGTCCCCAATATTAAAAGTGCGCCGCAGCATTGGAGTTCGCTTGTATTAATTACTCGCACTCAGTAAGACGACCCCATGACGAAAAAAGTGATTTCTTTTCTACTTCTTGTGGGGAGTTGTGGAGCGCCGGCATCGGCTTTGGCAGGATGGATTCCTGGCAAGGAGGATCGTTGGAATCAATACGTATCGCGAGTGGAGCAAGTCGCTTCCCGTGAGCGTGCCATTCCAGACGAAGCTATCGACAGAACCATCAAATTTTTAAAAGCCAACCGCTCTAAACTTGAAAGGAGCATTAACAATCGCAGCGTTGTGATCATTAATGACTTCACTCAAGAAAGTACACGCGATCGCATGTTCGTGATCTATGTGAATCTGGGTAAAGTGGAACGCTATAAAGTTGCTCATGGAATTGGCAGTGGTGAGGGGCCTCATGTCTATAAGTGCTCCAACACTGTGGGCTCCAAAGCGACACCGCCTGGCTTTATGTTGGTGCAAAACGAAAATCGCAACTCGCAGTTCGGTTCCGCTTTGTATATGGATAGTTTGGAAGCGCGTAACAGCAATTCCCGAGAACGATTCGTGGTTTTTCACCCGAACAAAACGGCGGCTGAACGCGCACGCATCCTGCGTGAGTACGGCTTTATTGACCTTAGCGAAGGCTGCACGCAGCTGACTGTTGAGGACTATTATAAGATAAAATACCGCGTTCAGGGCGGGAGCCTTCTTTATAATTTCTGTCCAGAAGACGCGCGGTAATTCGCTGCATCGCTTATACTCCGACTAGGTCGGAGTAGTTGGTCTTGGACATCATCCAAAAATAAAATTATAACTAGTCCTTGTAACCACACTTACAAGGACGAATCGATGTCTCATGCAGTTCAA is a window of Bdellovibrio sp. SKB1291214 DNA encoding:
- a CDS encoding murein L,D-transpeptidase catalytic domain-containing protein — its product is MTKKVISFLLLVGSCGAPASALAGWIPGKEDRWNQYVSRVEQVASRERAIPDEAIDRTIKFLKANRSKLERSINNRSVVIINDFTQESTRDRMFVIYVNLGKVERYKVAHGIGSGEGPHVYKCSNTVGSKATPPGFMLVQNENRNSQFGSALYMDSLEARNSNSRERFVVFHPNKTAAERARILREYGFIDLSEGCTQLTVEDYYKIKYRVQGGSLLYNFCPEDAR